The Lutibacter sp. Hel_I_33_5 genome has a window encoding:
- the acs gene encoding acetate--CoA ligase — MSNYHIKHLEEYYQVYRKSIQEPENFWEEIAEEHFVWRKKWDKVLDWDFNKPEVKWFQGAKLNITENCIDRHLATRGDKTAILFEPNDLNEVAEHITYNQLHKRVNQFANVLKEQGVKKGDRVCIYVPMIPELAISVLACARIGAIHSVVFAGFSATALATRINDSDCKMVITADGSYRGSKTIDLKGIVDEALEQCTCVETVLVAKRIQSNINMKEGRDKWLQPLLDKASAACEAEIMDAEDPLFILYTSGSTGMPKGMVHTTAGYMVYSAYTFKNAFQYKENDVYWCTADIGWITGHSYIVYGPLANGATTVMFEGVPSYPDYGRFWNIVEKHKVNQFYTAPTAIRALAKQGVELVDKYDLSSLKVLGSVGEPINEEAWHWYNDVVGKKKSPIIDSWWQTETGGIMITPIPYVTPTKPTYATLPFIGIQPAIMDENGNELEGNQVEGRLCIKFPWPSIARTIWGNHQRYKDTYFSAFENMYFTGDGSLRDEVGYYRITGRVDDVIIVSGHNLGTAPIEDAINEHQAVAESAIVGFPHDIKGSALYGYITLKDSGEDRNHDNLRKEINQLISDKIGPIAKLNKIQFTEGLPKTRSGKIMRRILRKIASNDTSNLGDTSTLLNPEVVNDIIKESL; from the coding sequence ATGAGCAATTATCATATAAAACATTTAGAAGAATATTATCAAGTTTACAGAAAATCAATTCAAGAGCCTGAAAATTTTTGGGAAGAAATAGCTGAAGAGCATTTTGTATGGAGAAAAAAATGGGACAAAGTTCTAGATTGGGACTTTAACAAACCTGAAGTTAAGTGGTTTCAAGGTGCGAAATTGAATATTACAGAAAATTGTATCGATAGGCATTTGGCTACTCGAGGAGATAAAACTGCTATACTTTTTGAACCTAACGATCTCAATGAAGTTGCTGAACACATCACTTATAACCAACTACATAAACGCGTAAATCAATTTGCAAATGTTTTAAAAGAACAAGGTGTAAAAAAAGGAGATCGTGTTTGTATTTATGTTCCGATGATTCCTGAATTGGCAATATCAGTATTAGCATGTGCAAGAATTGGTGCTATCCATTCTGTTGTATTTGCAGGATTTTCGGCAACAGCTTTAGCGACACGGATTAATGATTCTGATTGTAAAATGGTAATTACCGCCGATGGTTCATATAGGGGTTCAAAAACAATTGATCTAAAAGGAATTGTAGACGAAGCCTTAGAACAATGCACTTGCGTAGAAACGGTTTTGGTAGCAAAACGTATTCAATCAAACATCAACATGAAAGAAGGTCGTGATAAATGGTTGCAACCTCTTTTAGATAAAGCATCAGCTGCATGTGAAGCAGAAATAATGGATGCTGAAGATCCGTTATTTATACTATACACTTCGGGTTCTACAGGAATGCCAAAAGGTATGGTTCATACAACTGCAGGCTATATGGTTTATAGTGCTTACACGTTTAAAAATGCATTTCAATATAAAGAAAACGATGTGTATTGGTGTACCGCAGATATTGGTTGGATTACAGGACACAGTTATATTGTTTACGGCCCATTAGCAAACGGTGCAACTACTGTGATGTTTGAAGGTGTACCGAGTTATCCTGATTATGGTCGCTTTTGGAATATTGTTGAAAAGCATAAAGTGAATCAGTTTTATACAGCGCCAACTGCCATAAGAGCATTAGCAAAACAAGGCGTTGAATTAGTTGACAAATACGATTTATCTTCTTTAAAAGTTCTAGGGTCTGTTGGTGAACCGATAAATGAAGAAGCATGGCATTGGTATAATGATGTTGTTGGAAAAAAGAAAAGTCCGATTATAGACTCATGGTGGCAAACAGAAACTGGCGGAATTATGATTACACCAATTCCTTATGTTACACCTACAAAACCAACGTATGCAACCTTACCATTTATTGGAATTCAACCAGCCATTATGGATGAAAACGGAAACGAATTAGAAGGTAATCAAGTTGAAGGTCGTTTGTGTATAAAATTTCCATGGCCAAGTATTGCAAGAACCATTTGGGGAAATCACCAACGTTATAAAGACACCTATTTTTCTGCTTTTGAAAATATGTATTTTACTGGTGATGGATCACTTAGAGATGAAGTTGGCTATTATAGAATTACTGGTAGAGTTGATGATGTAATTATTGTTTCTGGTCATAATTTAGGAACGGCGCCTATTGAAGATGCAATCAATGAACATCAAGCAGTAGCAGAATCGGCAATTGTTGGCTTTCCGCACGATATAAAAGGAAGTGCATTATACGGTTACATTACCTTAAAAGATAGTGGAGAAGATAGAAACCACGATAATTTACGTAAAGAAATCAATCAACTTATATCTGATAAAATAGGTCCAATTGCGAAACTAAATAAAATTCAATTTACAGAAGGATTGCCAAAAACACGTAGCGGTAAAATTATGCGACGTATTTTACGTAAAATAGCTTCTAATGACACCTCTAATTTAGGAGATACTTCAACCCTTCTTAACCCAGAAGTTGTAAATGACATTATAAAGGAATCTCTTTAA
- a CDS encoding glycoside hydrolase family 88 protein → MRILKFGCILLTICIIQSCNSVKEETTLKSSTAKLELAEKQLSLLLSDAEKANKNPRTLNADGEMHWVRDGFDWTEGFFPGSCWYLYEATKNEKWKNAAEKFQALYEDHKYKTTNHDLGFIFNCSYGNGYKSTNNEAFKNVMITAADSLSTRFNPNVGAIKSWDVDGGWQAKRGWKYPVIVDNMMNLELLFKASEITGKDTYKNIAITHANTTIKNHFRENNSSFHVIDYDPETGAVRSKETAQGFANTSSWARGQAWGIYGYVVSFRYTQDQTYLDQAKKIADYIINFEGTPEDGIPYWDYHAGKIPNEPRDVSAAAITASALIELDGYTKESYLPAIDKIMNSLATDEYTAKIGENKNFILKHSVGSIPHNNEIDVPLNYADYYYIEALLRYKNRYNK, encoded by the coding sequence ATGAGAATATTAAAATTTGGATGTATTCTACTAACTATTTGTATAATCCAATCTTGTAATTCAGTAAAAGAGGAAACTACTTTAAAATCATCAACTGCCAAATTAGAATTAGCAGAAAAACAATTATCTCTTTTATTATCTGATGCTGAAAAAGCAAACAAAAATCCAAGAACTTTAAATGCAGATGGAGAAATGCATTGGGTTAGAGATGGTTTTGATTGGACAGAAGGTTTTTTTCCAGGGAGTTGTTGGTATTTATACGAAGCTACAAAAAATGAAAAGTGGAAAAATGCAGCAGAAAAATTTCAAGCATTATATGAAGATCATAAGTATAAAACTACAAATCACGATTTAGGTTTTATTTTCAATTGCTCATACGGAAACGGATATAAATCAACTAATAATGAAGCTTTTAAAAATGTAATGATTACAGCAGCAGATTCATTATCAACACGTTTTAATCCTAATGTAGGTGCAATAAAAAGCTGGGATGTAGATGGTGGATGGCAAGCTAAAAGAGGATGGAAATATCCTGTTATTGTTGATAACATGATGAACCTTGAACTTTTATTTAAAGCAAGTGAAATTACAGGAAAAGATACTTATAAAAATATAGCAATCACACATGCAAACACAACTATTAAAAATCATTTTAGAGAAAACAATAGTTCATTTCACGTTATAGATTATGATCCAGAAACTGGGGCTGTAAGAAGTAAAGAAACTGCACAAGGATTTGCAAACACAAGTTCTTGGGCAAGAGGTCAAGCATGGGGAATTTACGGATATGTTGTTTCTTTTAGGTATACGCAAGATCAAACATATTTAGATCAAGCTAAAAAAATAGCTGATTATATTATTAATTTTGAAGGAACACCAGAAGATGGCATCCCTTATTGGGATTATCATGCAGGTAAAATCCCTAACGAACCTAGAGATGTTTCTGCAGCTGCAATTACAGCTTCTGCTTTAATCGAACTTGATGGATATACAAAAGAATCTTATCTACCAGCTATTGACAAAATAATGAATTCTTTAGCAACTGATGAATACACAGCTAAAATAGGTGAAAACAAAAATTTTATTTTAAAACATAGTGTTGGGAGTATTCCACATAACAATGAAATTGATGTTCCATTAAATTATGCTGATTATTATTATATTGAAGCTTTATTAAGATATAAAAACAGGTATAATAAATAA
- a CDS encoding sulfatase, translating into MKIVLKICLLIFCVIAISCKNEKEQLAKENIKSDKKPNILIIYPDQLRRYSAGFWSEDKYKKHVIGKPDPVVTPNMDKLAKNGVVFTQAISNFPLCSPARGMLLSGMYPEQNGIWNNCRKDRKDKLKDEIPTITDLFYDAGYNTSYFGKCHWLNNDPLFDNKGNYVGTIEEPGGHYLNKYDTYIPPGKSRHSIEYFYQSVKDAHVDPLVFSNIPNTIEGKKDGELHQPKIFTPKNEAQKIVEYLQNKNSERDNNKPFCMIWSLNPPHNPWNDKNTDMEMLKKHYDTDKFPKIDSTLVVRKNADLKIAKYARHYFANVTSVDKYIGIVIEELKKQNQLDNTIIILSSDHGELLGSHGKKGKNIIEMEAMAVPFTIHWPKGIKAGTINNTLLSVPDVLPTSMGLAGLKNNIPNEVEGIDFSKNITKPSSNYKNKPESILLLLSNSRGILTDRYTLCITGGKKPFEAFIYDNVNDPYQLNKISFNEKPKIATQLLKQLGEKLIATNDPWYKKRRYKKIIPYTKTQ; encoded by the coding sequence ATGAAAATCGTATTAAAAATTTGTTTATTAATATTCTGTGTTATAGCTATAAGTTGTAAAAATGAAAAAGAACAACTAGCTAAAGAAAATATAAAAAGCGATAAAAAACCCAATATTTTAATCATCTATCCAGATCAATTAAGAAGATACAGTGCTGGTTTTTGGTCAGAAGACAAATACAAAAAACATGTTATTGGAAAACCAGATCCAGTGGTAACACCAAACATGGATAAATTAGCAAAAAACGGTGTGGTTTTCACACAAGCAATAAGTAATTTTCCGCTATGCAGTCCAGCAAGAGGAATGTTACTATCTGGTATGTATCCTGAACAAAACGGGATTTGGAATAACTGTAGAAAAGACAGGAAAGATAAATTAAAAGATGAAATTCCAACTATTACCGATTTATTTTATGATGCAGGCTACAACACCTCTTACTTCGGAAAATGTCATTGGTTAAATAACGACCCTTTGTTTGATAATAAAGGTAATTATGTTGGCACAATAGAAGAACCTGGAGGTCATTATCTTAATAAATACGACACCTATATTCCACCAGGTAAATCAAGACATAGCATAGAATATTTTTATCAATCTGTAAAAGATGCACATGTAGATCCTTTAGTCTTTTCTAATATTCCAAACACTATTGAAGGTAAAAAAGATGGAGAGCTACATCAACCAAAAATCTTTACACCTAAAAATGAGGCGCAAAAAATAGTTGAATACCTTCAAAACAAAAATTCTGAAAGAGATAATAACAAGCCATTTTGTATGATTTGGTCTCTTAATCCTCCACATAATCCTTGGAATGATAAAAATACAGATATGGAGATGCTTAAAAAGCATTATGATACTGATAAATTTCCGAAGATTGATTCAACTTTAGTTGTAAGAAAAAATGCAGATTTAAAAATTGCAAAATATGCACGACATTATTTTGCAAATGTTACTAGTGTAGATAAATACATTGGTATTGTTATAGAAGAATTAAAAAAACAAAATCAATTAGACAATACCATTATTATTTTAAGTTCAGATCATGGTGAATTATTAGGAAGCCATGGAAAAAAAGGAAAAAACATCATAGAAATGGAAGCAATGGCTGTCCCCTTTACAATACATTGGCCTAAAGGCATAAAAGCTGGTACTATTAATAACACATTATTAAGTGTTCCAGATGTTTTACCAACTTCAATGGGACTTGCAGGGTTAAAAAATAACATACCGAATGAAGTTGAAGGAATTGATTTTTCAAAAAATATTACTAAGCCTTCAAGTAATTATAAAAACAAACCGGAAAGTATTTTATTATTACTAAGTAATTCAAGAGGAATATTAACCGATAGGTATACACTTTGTATTACTGGTGGTAAAAAACCTTTTGAAGCATTTATTTATGATAATGTAAATGACCCATATCAACTTAATAAAATATCTTTTAATGAAAAACCTAAAATTGCCACTCAATTACTCAAACAATTGGGTGAAAAATTAATTGCTACAAATGATCCTTGGTATAAAAAAAGGAGATATAAAAAAATCATACCTTATACAAAAACCCAGTGA
- a CDS encoding T9SS type A sorting domain-containing protein, translating to MKKITLLFALLITFSFANAQTDFTENFDTLTHNVWHNDHDDPVNEEQTLGWDRKWKLKDVKAEKPGRYDSSFSLAGRYNTEKSALTAYDLPGGISKVAFNVAQYWGNPTTGVGGFKIFIDDQWVKDVKATVTGKYQVSEAITGADDSKLRTLRIEWFCFDCADGEKQNAAISNVTITTATTLSLENNTLSKSLTIYPNPANGLLNVKLNNNVAAKRVQLVDLTGKSVYSSNNAKAINVSKFARGLYILKVTSNDGATASKKVVLH from the coding sequence ATGAAAAAAATTACTTTATTATTTGCTTTACTAATAACATTTAGTTTTGCAAACGCACAAACAGATTTTACTGAGAATTTTGACACACTTACTCATAATGTTTGGCATAATGATCACGATGATCCTGTTAATGAAGAACAAACACTTGGCTGGGATCGTAAATGGAAATTAAAAGATGTTAAAGCTGAAAAACCAGGTAGATACGACAGTTCATTTTCATTAGCTGGAAGATATAATACCGAAAAATCAGCACTAACAGCTTACGACTTACCAGGAGGGATAAGTAAAGTAGCTTTTAATGTAGCTCAATATTGGGGAAATCCTACAACAGGTGTTGGCGGTTTTAAAATATTCATTGACGATCAGTGGGTGAAGGATGTTAAAGCTACTGTTACAGGCAAATATCAAGTATCTGAAGCTATAACAGGTGCTGATGATAGTAAACTACGTACTTTAAGAATAGAATGGTTTTGTTTTGATTGTGCAGATGGAGAAAAGCAAAATGCTGCTATAAGTAATGTTACAATTACAACAGCTACTACATTAAGTCTAGAAAACAATACTTTAAGTAAATCTTTAACTATATACCCAAACCCTGCTAATGGTTTATTAAACGTTAAACTTAACAACAATGTTGCTGCAAAAAGAGTACAATTAGTTGACTTAACTGGTAAATCTGTTTATAGCAGTAATAATGCTAAAGCAATCAACGTAAGTAAATTTGCTAGAGGTTTATATATCTTAAAAGTAACTTCTAATGATGGAGCTACTGCTAGTAAAAAAGTTGTTTTACATTAA
- a CDS encoding HD family phosphohydrolase codes for MSSFINKLSKNNAIIYKVVLFLITTISVVYLFPKGGQFKYDFTKGKPWQYDNLYAPSDLAIQKSDEEISVEKESIERDAKQFFLYNIEAVNEVEDNFKSNIDRIQVNDSLTEPDIVKLESQGNYIIKKVYKSGFIDVASQSKIKKDLIVLRKGNEVEEISHKKVLISNEVFKTITNSLGDKPFNFQQDILLNILSEIIKPNVFYDDDFTQKVIEESFNNISYTKGKVSKDELIILKGDIVEGRNFAVLNSLKQESESKVWTESNYNWIVFGYSILVSLALLMLLLFLKKYRVEIYNNNTKVTFIFFNVLLMILVQTLVIKYNSDYLYIVPLSVLPIIIKAFFDARLGLFTHVLTVLLLGFIVPNSFEFIYLHIIAGIVTILTVSELYKRANLFISIGQITLIYMITYFAFSIIKEGNASSLNFTYFGLFAANGVLSFLAVFLIYMYEKMFGLVSDVTLLELSNTNTKLLRELNEKAPGTFQHSMQVANLAEAAANEIGANSMLVRTGALYHDIGKMLNPMYFIENQSTSVNPHNDLSPRDSATIILDHVIKGIELAKQHRLPDRIIDFIRTHHGTSLVYYFYKKEQDSNPDVKVDVNKFKYNGPIPFSKETAILMICDAAEAATKSIKNPTAQSIDELINKIVEKQKNDNQFVNSDITFREIEVIKKIIKKKLLNIYHLRVEYPD; via the coding sequence ATGAGTTCATTCATCAATAAATTATCAAAGAATAATGCTATTATTTACAAAGTAGTATTGTTTTTAATAACTACAATATCTGTTGTTTATTTATTTCCAAAAGGTGGCCAATTTAAGTATGATTTTACAAAAGGGAAGCCTTGGCAATATGATAATCTATATGCGCCTTCAGACTTAGCAATTCAAAAATCTGATGAAGAAATAAGTGTAGAAAAAGAATCTATAGAAAGAGATGCTAAGCAGTTTTTTCTTTACAATATTGAAGCTGTCAATGAAGTAGAAGATAATTTTAAAAGTAATATAGACCGAATCCAGGTGAATGATTCTTTAACGGAACCTGATATTGTAAAACTTGAAAGTCAAGGAAATTATATTATAAAAAAAGTTTATAAAAGTGGATTTATAGATGTAGCTAGTCAAAGTAAAATTAAAAAAGATCTTATCGTTTTACGAAAAGGAAATGAGGTTGAAGAAATTTCGCATAAAAAAGTGCTAATTTCCAATGAAGTTTTTAAAACAATAACTAATAGTTTAGGAGATAAACCTTTTAATTTTCAACAAGATATTCTTTTAAATATTTTATCAGAGATAATAAAACCGAATGTTTTTTATGATGATGATTTTACTCAAAAAGTTATTGAAGAATCCTTTAATAATATTTCCTATACAAAAGGAAAAGTGTCGAAAGATGAGCTTATTATTTTAAAGGGTGATATAGTAGAAGGAAGAAATTTTGCAGTGTTAAACTCTTTAAAACAGGAGTCTGAATCTAAAGTTTGGACAGAATCTAATTACAATTGGATTGTTTTTGGATATTCAATTTTAGTTTCTTTAGCATTATTGATGTTATTACTCTTTCTAAAAAAATATAGAGTAGAAATTTATAATAATAATACGAAAGTAACCTTTATTTTTTTTAATGTTTTATTGATGATTTTGGTGCAGACTCTTGTTATAAAATACAACTCAGATTATTTATACATTGTGCCATTAAGTGTGTTACCAATTATTATCAAAGCTTTCTTTGATGCGCGTTTAGGGTTGTTTACACATGTGTTAACAGTATTGTTATTAGGATTTATTGTGCCTAATAGTTTCGAGTTTATTTACTTGCATATAATTGCTGGTATCGTAACAATTCTTACAGTTTCAGAATTATACAAACGAGCGAATTTATTTATTTCTATAGGTCAAATTACCTTGATTTATATGATTACTTATTTTGCTTTTTCTATTATAAAAGAAGGAAATGCATCGTCGTTAAACTTTACATACTTCGGGTTATTTGCAGCGAATGGAGTTTTATCGTTTTTAGCTGTTTTCTTAATTTATATGTATGAAAAAATGTTTGGTTTAGTGTCTGATGTTACTTTATTAGAACTTTCTAATACAAATACCAAGTTATTAAGAGAATTGAATGAAAAAGCACCTGGAACATTTCAGCACTCAATGCAAGTAGCTAATTTAGCTGAAGCAGCGGCAAATGAAATTGGTGCTAATTCTATGTTGGTAAGGACAGGTGCATTATATCATGATATTGGTAAAATGTTGAATCCAATGTATTTTATAGAAAATCAATCCACAAGTGTAAACCCACACAATGATTTATCGCCTAGAGATAGTGCAACTATTATTTTAGATCATGTTATTAAAGGAATAGAATTAGCTAAACAGCATAGATTACCAGATAGAATAATTGATTTTATTAGAACACATCATGGAACAAGCTTAGTGTATTATTTTTATAAGAAAGAGCAAGATTCAAATCCAGATGTAAAAGTTGATGTAAATAAATTTAAATATAATGGACCCATTCCTTTTTCTAAAGAAACTGCTATTTTAATGATTTGCGATGCAGCAGAAGCTGCAACAAAAAGTATTAAAAACCCTACAGCACAATCTATAGATGAATTGATTAATAAAATTGTTGAAAAGCAAAAAAATGATAATCAATTTGTAAATTCTGATATTACTTTTAGAGAGATAGAGGTAATTAAAAAAATAATAAAAAAGAAGCTATTAAATATCTATCATCTTAGAGTAGAGTACCCAGACTAA
- a CDS encoding acetyl-CoA C-acyltransferase, whose amino-acid sequence MKDVVIVSVARTPIGSFMGSLSSIPAPELGSIAIKGALEKINLSPDNVNEVFMGNVVSAGLGQAPARQAALFAGIPDTVPCTTINKVCSSGMKSIMLAAQSIALGDADIVVAGGMENMSSIPHYFHARKGTKFGPTKMEDGMQKDGLVDAYDKNAMGVCADACATEYNFSREDQDAFAIESYNRSAKAWKEGKFADEVVPVEIPQRRGESIIFSEDEEYKNVKMEKIPALRAAFTKEGTVTAANASTINDGGAALVLMSAEKAKELKITPLAKIKSYADAAQEPKWFTTAPAKALPKALAKANISIDDVDYFELNEAFSVVGLANMKILGLTDKNVNVNGGAVSLGHPLGVSGARIIIALTNILHQNNAKIGAAGICNGGGGASAMILEKI is encoded by the coding sequence ATGAAAGATGTAGTTATAGTTTCTGTTGCTAGAACACCAATAGGGAGTTTTATGGGGAGTTTATCTTCTATTCCAGCACCAGAATTAGGTTCAATTGCTATAAAAGGAGCTTTAGAAAAGATTAATTTATCTCCAGATAATGTTAATGAAGTTTTTATGGGAAATGTTGTTTCTGCTGGTTTAGGACAAGCTCCCGCCCGTCAGGCTGCACTTTTTGCAGGAATTCCAGACACAGTACCTTGTACAACTATTAATAAAGTTTGTTCTTCCGGAATGAAATCTATTATGCTAGCTGCACAATCCATTGCTTTAGGTGATGCTGATATTGTGGTTGCCGGTGGTATGGAAAATATGAGTTCAATTCCACATTATTTTCATGCAAGAAAGGGAACCAAATTTGGCCCTACTAAAATGGAGGATGGAATGCAGAAAGATGGTTTAGTTGATGCATATGATAAAAACGCCATGGGAGTTTGTGCTGATGCATGCGCTACTGAATATAATTTCTCAAGAGAAGATCAAGATGCTTTTGCTATTGAATCTTACAATCGTTCTGCAAAAGCTTGGAAAGAAGGTAAGTTTGCAGATGAAGTTGTCCCTGTAGAAATTCCACAAAGACGAGGAGAATCAATTATTTTTTCTGAAGATGAAGAATATAAGAACGTAAAAATGGAGAAAATTCCTGCTTTACGTGCTGCTTTTACCAAAGAAGGAACGGTAACTGCTGCCAATGCTTCAACAATTAATGATGGTGGCGCAGCCCTAGTGCTAATGTCTGCTGAAAAAGCAAAAGAATTAAAAATAACACCATTAGCAAAAATTAAAAGTTATGCAGATGCTGCGCAAGAACCAAAATGGTTTACAACTGCTCCTGCTAAAGCGTTACCAAAAGCATTGGCAAAAGCTAATATTTCTATTGATGATGTAGATTATTTTGAATTAAATGAAGCTTTTTCTGTTGTTGGTTTAGCAAATATGAAAATACTTGGTTTAACTGATAAAAATGTAAATGTAAACGGTGGAGCTGTGTCTTTAGGACATCCATTAGGAGTTTCTGGAGCTAGAATCATTATTGCATTAACCAATATTTTACATCAAAATAATGCTAAGATAGGTGCAGCTGGAATTTGTAATGGCGGTGGTGGTGCAAGTGCCATGATACTTGAAAAAATATAA